Proteins from a single region of Kluyveromyces lactis strain NRRL Y-1140 chromosome A complete sequence:
- the DYN3 gene encoding dynein light intermediate chain (weakly similar to uniprot|Q04949 Saccharomyces cerevisiae YMR299C DYN3 Dynein light intermediate chain (LIC) localizes with dynein null mutant is defective in nuclear migration) produces MATKLEAFINDLRLQCETNDTTKYVSIVLFCEKETTLKLFFQYIDGIDTNSEPKLAVLSPTLSPVGYYTKEITTEDGWQVILNITCIPPPWKSSSIDLLPSILKSDPEKSSKRFVLLLDWINEDQSYWLEDIEGLFVQLKQVSPETKAAGSVMMLHSDYCKHLENTHTKWSSTAIDFMHQSLRTLALHLKISLYSDLKNSVLAAKSAVGVPLSTEEQKSLIDMVNLENVNVTYGSDSLNKIAMIDENFPLSVYKDNLSTLKHDFSDVIPEIKPRNMGSCAITEPIKPLPDLQSLIPDVQGQLSHLYELQRKNSSLKRVTNQPAVVQDIGQDNTMALNDIASDNNHLQHVPDDDSALDSLVHGIVQRHQIS; encoded by the coding sequence ATGGCTACAAAGTTAGAGGCGTTTATAAACGATCTCAGACTACAATGTGAAACTAACGATACAACGAAGTATGTCAGTATCGTTCTTTTCTgtgaaaaagaaaccaCTTTGAAGCTGTTCTTCCAGTACATTGATGGCATTGATACGAATTCAGAGCCCAAGCTTGCTGTGCTGTCGCCTACACTCTCCCCCGTTGGATACTATACCAAGGAAATTACCACTGAAGATGGATGGCAAGTAATACTTAATATCACATGCATTCCGCCACCATGGAAATCCAGCTCCATTGATCTGCTACCATCGATACTAAAAAGTGATCCTGAGAAGAGTTCAAAGCGTTTTGTGCTTTTATTGGATTGGATTAATGAGGATCAGTCCTATTGGTTGGAAGACATTGAAGGGCTGTTCGTACAACTAAAACAAGTGTCACCAGAAACAAAGGCTGCTGGATCTGTCATGATGTTACACAGTGATTACTGTAAGCATCTTGAGAATACACACACTAAATGGTCTTCAACTGCTATCGATTTCATGCATCAAAGTCTAAGAACGTTAGCCCTTCATCTTAAGATAAGTCTTTATTCAGACTTGAAGAACAGCGTGCTTGCCGCTAAAAGTGCAGTCGGAGTACCCTTGTCTACAGAAGAACAGAAATCACTAATAGATATGGTAAATCTTGAGAATGTTAACGTAACTTATGGCTCTGACTCTTTGAACAAGATCGCCATGATTGATGAGAATTTCCCATTATCCGTTTATAAGGACAACTTGTCCACACTAAAACACGATTTTTCAGATGTGATTCCCGAGATCAAACCAAGGAATATGGGATCATGTGCTATCACAGAACCTATCAAACCGCTTCCTGATCTACAATCTCTTATCCCAGATGTTCAAGGGCAGTTGTCCCATTTATATGAGTtacaaaggaaaaattcTTCCTTGAAAAGAGTCACCAATCAACCAGCAGTGGTCCAAGACATCGGTCAGGATAATACAATGGCTTTAAACGACATCGCAAGTGATAATAACCACTTGCAACATGTACCCGACGATGATTCTGCTCTCGATTCCCTTGTTCATGGCATCGTACAAAGGCATCAGATCTCTTAG
- the RNH70 gene encoding Rnh70p (similar to uniprot|P53331 Saccharomyces cerevisiae YGR276C RNH70 3'exoribonuclease required for 5S and tRNA-Arg3 maturation) produces the protein MSNSASGSPKSTVCVSPAKNADQLPALGTSQGFADSNSVFPPPAGTSDNASLSVRSRVERLSICEGNTSKDEILSKLGRTGSNGGKDNRDDDVVTDISHSQSGSKRRRRRSSAVQGSSLENLKHDNISASSLAVPKKKKKSTKAVNLSVEKISKPLSIKDLRDLVLFSFRDTNNSPNWLQIDNRAALQRVVVLFAPGLLPSDFSIGAGSDSKMTSFAENLEKLTNTHTLPSVLFSDPATYWYNLPICAPGSKNSLFSAYNSFVNVGLNKKEKERKRLQLSKKKVVMSDLLMSIDDLIENDYPIHLDSPGLIEEFKETLEKLYSSPYYSEWTDTKTIDRDGPRTFAIDCEMCMSENGHVLTRCSIVNFDGDLIYDKLVKPDVPIIDYLTKYSGITEEKLRDVTTTLKDVQEDLLNIISSKDVLIGHSLQSDLNVLKLRHPNIVDTAVIYEHKAGPPFRPALRYLASEYLNVDIQKDTGLGHDSYEDAKTCMELTKLKIVNGLTFGIGFNTENLFHRLSRNGISSMILNDSASKQSNVLKIENHEVHVRCKDDQMVADEICEHINEHNLFVGRLRELEYAREFAACNNRDTEVLTEELALENMGKRITKIYENLPSSAMLLICSGTGDTREWIKIMSELNKLDKEDRAVEKSKREAEIQASIKTARDAISFMTIKTNNVNNESQ, from the coding sequence ATGTCCAATAGTGCTTCAGGCTCGCCGAAGTCTACTGTATGTGTTTCGCCAGCTAAAAATGCTGATCAGTTGCCTGCGTTAGGCACTTCCCAAGGTTTCGctgattcaaattcagtTTTTCCTCCACCAGCAGGGACAAGCGACAATGCCTCTCTGTCTGTACGATCAAGGGTTGAGAGATTGAGTATCTGTGAAGGTAATACTTCGAAGGATGAAATCTTAAGCAAACTAGGTCGTACTGGTTCAAATGGGGGAAAGGATAACAGAGATGATGATGTAGTCACGGATATAAGCCATTCTCAAAGCGgttcaaagagaagaagaagaaggtcAAGTGCTGTACAAGGCTCATCTCTTGAGAACTTGAAGCATGATAACATCAGTGCGTCTTCTCTAGCGGTTCctaagaaaaagaaaaaatccACTAAAGCAGTGAATCTATCGGTAGAAAAGATATCGAAACCGTTATCCATAAAAGACCTAAGAGATCTAGtccttttttccttcagGGATACAAACAATTCTCCAAACTGGCTGCAAATTGATAATAGGGCTGCTTTGCAGAGGGTAGTGGTTCTTTTTGCACCTGGTTTATTGCCCTCAGATTTCAGCATCGGCGCTGGATCAGACTCAAAAATGACAAGCTTTGCAGAAAACTTGGAGAAGCTAACAAACACACATACACTTCCGTCTGTATTATTTTCTGATCCAGCAACGTATTGGTACAACTTACCTATATGCGCGCCAGGTTCGAAGAATTCCTTGTTTTCAGCCTATAACTCTTTCGTTAATGTCGGTTTAAAcaagaaggagaaggaaagaaaaagactGCAACTatcgaaaaagaaagtagTCATGAGTGATTTGTTAATGAGTATCgatgatttgatagaaaatgATTATCCAATTCACTTGGATTCACCAGGTCTAATAGAAGAGTTCAAGGAAACATTGGAAAAATTATACTCGTCCCCTTATTATTCAGAGTGGACGGACACCAAGACTATTGACCGTGATGGCCCTCGAACATTTGCAATAGATTGTGAAATGTGTATGTCAGAAAACGGACATGTTCTAACCCGATGCAGTATTGTAAATTTCGACGGTGATCTCATTTATGATAAATTGGTGAAGCCTGATGTTCCAATTATAGATTATTTGACCAAGTACAGCGGAATAACCGAAGAAAAACTACGCGACGTTACTACTACATTGAAGGATGTACAGGAGGATCTTCTCAATATCATTAGCTCAAAGGATGTATTAATTGGACATTCGTTGCAGTCGGACCTTAACGTTTTAAAGCTAAGACATCCCAATATCGTTGACACGGCAGTTATTTACGAGCACAAAGCAGGTCCTCCATTCAGACCAGCCCTAAGGTATTTGGCCTCGGAATATTTGAATGttgatattcaaaaagataCAGGCTTGGGCCATGATTCTTATGAAGACGCTAAAACATGCATGGAACTGACCAAGCTGAAGATCGTAAACGGATTGACGTTTGGCATTGGTTTTAATACAGAAAACCTTTTCCATAGGCTTTCACGAAATGGAATATCTTCTATGATTTTAAACGATTCAGCTTCAAAGCAAAGCAATGTACTTAAGATTGAAAATCATGAAGTGCATGTTAGATGTAAAGACGACCAGATGGTTGCTGATGAAATATGCGAGCACATCAATGAACATAACCTTTTCGTCGGAAGACTCAGAGAGCTAGAATATGCTCGTGAATTTGCCGCATGCAATAACCGTGACACTGAAGTTCTAACTGAGGAGCTAGCATTGGAAAACATGGGgaaaagaattacaaaGATCTATGAAAATCTACCTTCATCAGCTATGCTACTAATCTGTTCAGGTACTGGTGATACAAGAGAATGGATCAAAATAATGAGTGAGTTGAACAAACTTGATAAGGAAGACCGTGCAGTGGAAAAATCCAAACGTGAAGCAGAAATACAGGCTTCGATTAAAACCGCTCGCGATGCCATCTCATTTATGACTATCAAAACCAACAACGTGAATAATGAAAGCCAATAG